In Synechocystis sp. PCC 6714, the following are encoded in one genomic region:
- the gghA gene encoding glucosylglycerol hydrolase: MKELNRIHLVEEETEKLMAWSRRVTESPENFFQAAREVVKKLGAHYRDDGLTQVGFWVPRLAGEGAFTEKLIYLEVFTPLGEIDFQAPEQTGLFRWERIELPQQGEFVWAVLSGMQPGTRDQAGSFYWLRYYDSILSNTLVIRDPLAYSLPYGIFAPAELYDLEKIQRERADLDYLRRSAALNRCQENPENVFDPDQLQAQRAAVLNPAIPVDQNLHPDEYSETAICRVGAVGNILQIHVNTASPEGTLAGLTKIYQRLGEKLVREEPLNDAEYNYLGYDAIQLLPIEPTIEYRLEDFNQDHEFFSIAGEEIEEIEVEEGAVVVEEKIKVTLRKPNTQNWGYDVPILGSGATNPAVLGTLRPDELVDFIATLHNFPGGPIQIIYDLVYGHADNQALELLNRQYFKGPNMYGQDLNHQLPIVRAILLEMQRRKINTGADGIRVDGGQDFRFFNPLSGRVEQDDAYLLAMSDVVQEIQGRKRLLFTIFEDGRPWPEEGWEEKSTYRELIELRPESYQWGPLIFAHNTPSLKGFWQRKWERVCEVMYKGDRWITGCGNHDTVRRGNQIDHHNAEINWNLGQTLPEVLHNAYDNPATLLWVYGFCPGLPMDFLNAMMHSPWGFFRNTDERYGVKVAFEEAGFLDWQISPELYQHPQLFPQLKALGFGNLELLQRFMKAVGDAMVKKDFQLEAVAKACRHCLGYEPEEDGETAACDLDLLSQFKHAEQPEFVTRLDVPKLKKFARAFMEDGHEACRVSYYFDQVNPERSRFNWALRNYRRQNPWLRHNLQDGDRFNRIQENGHTLFYGLRTNPETANNADPDKVVMVTHMEGEPAIVTLGDWLQLDLQEWEVAIATPGVNVDSTADSLRVFELRDGQGLILRNSRSQGNPRKNGKEISD, translated from the coding sequence ATGAAAGAATTAAATCGTATCCATCTTGTCGAAGAAGAAACAGAAAAACTAATGGCTTGGTCCCGCAGAGTCACGGAATCGCCGGAGAACTTTTTCCAAGCGGCCCGGGAAGTGGTGAAAAAATTGGGGGCCCATTACCGGGATGACGGTCTGACCCAGGTGGGATTTTGGGTGCCTCGGTTAGCGGGGGAAGGGGCTTTTACTGAAAAGTTAATTTACCTAGAAGTGTTTACGCCCCTGGGGGAAATCGATTTCCAAGCGCCGGAACAGACTGGCTTGTTTCGTTGGGAAAGGATTGAATTGCCGCAACAGGGGGAATTTGTTTGGGCGGTGCTGTCGGGGATGCAACCTGGCACTAGGGATCAAGCCGGTTCTTTCTATTGGTTGCGCTATTACGACTCCATTTTGTCCAACACGTTGGTCATCCGCGACCCGCTGGCCTATTCCCTGCCCTACGGCATTTTTGCCCCAGCAGAATTGTACGATCTGGAAAAAATACAGAGGGAACGGGCGGATTTAGATTATCTGCGGCGATCGGCCGCTTTGAACCGTTGCCAGGAAAATCCCGAAAATGTGTTTGATCCCGACCAACTCCAAGCCCAACGGGCGGCGGTGCTCAATCCAGCCATTCCCGTAGATCAAAATTTACATCCCGATGAATACAGTGAGACGGCCATTTGTCGGGTGGGGGCTGTTGGCAATATTTTACAAATCCATGTCAATACCGCTTCCCCCGAAGGCACCTTAGCGGGGTTAACCAAAATATACCAACGGTTGGGGGAAAAACTTGTCCGGGAAGAACCCCTCAATGATGCGGAGTATAACTATTTGGGCTACGACGCCATCCAACTGTTGCCCATTGAACCCACCATCGAGTATCGTCTGGAGGATTTTAACCAAGACCACGAATTTTTCTCCATTGCCGGGGAAGAGATTGAAGAGATAGAGGTGGAGGAGGGAGCCGTGGTGGTGGAAGAGAAAATCAAAGTTACCCTCCGCAAGCCCAATACCCAAAATTGGGGCTATGATGTACCGATCCTAGGTTCTGGGGCCACTAACCCCGCTGTGTTGGGGACTCTGCGCCCCGATGAATTGGTGGATTTCATTGCCACGTTACACAATTTTCCCGGTGGCCCCATCCAGATAATTTACGATTTGGTCTATGGCCATGCCGATAATCAGGCGCTGGAATTGCTCAATCGACAGTACTTTAAAGGCCCTAACATGTATGGCCAGGATTTAAACCACCAGTTGCCCATTGTTCGGGCAATTTTGTTGGAAATGCAACGGCGCAAAATTAACACTGGGGCCGACGGTATTCGGGTGGATGGGGGTCAGGATTTTCGCTTTTTTAATCCCCTGTCTGGGCGGGTGGAACAGGATGATGCTTACCTGTTGGCTATGAGCGATGTGGTGCAGGAAATCCAAGGCCGTAAAAGGTTACTGTTCACCATTTTTGAAGATGGCCGTCCCTGGCCCGAGGAAGGTTGGGAAGAAAAATCCACCTACCGGGAGTTAATTGAACTGCGGCCGGAATCCTACCAATGGGGACCACTAATTTTTGCCCATAACACCCCTTCCCTCAAGGGTTTTTGGCAACGGAAATGGGAACGGGTTTGTGAAGTGATGTACAAAGGCGATCGATGGATCACCGGCTGTGGCAACCACGATACGGTGCGCCGGGGCAACCAAATTGACCATCATAATGCGGAAATTAACTGGAATTTGGGCCAAACCTTACCGGAAGTGTTGCACAATGCCTACGACAATCCGGCGACGTTGCTGTGGGTCTATGGCTTTTGTCCAGGGCTACCGATGGACTTTTTAAATGCCATGATGCATAGTCCTTGGGGCTTTTTCCGCAATACCGACGAACGCTATGGGGTCAAAGTGGCTTTTGAAGAAGCGGGCTTTCTCGATTGGCAAATTTCCCCGGAGCTATACCAACATCCCCAACTATTTCCCCAACTGAAAGCTTTGGGTTTTGGCAATTTGGAGCTGTTGCAACGGTTTATGAAGGCGGTGGGGGATGCCATGGTCAAAAAGGATTTTCAGTTGGAAGCGGTGGCCAAGGCCTGTCGCCATTGTTTGGGCTATGAACCGGAGGAAGACGGGGAAACGGCGGCCTGTGACCTAGATTTGCTCAGTCAGTTCAAGCATGCGGAACAACCGGAATTTGTCACCCGTTTGGATGTGCCCAAGTTAAAAAAATTTGCCCGGGCTTTTATGGAGGATGGCCACGAAGCTTGCCGGGTTTCCTACTACTTTGACCAAGTGAACCCGGAACGGAGTCGTTTCAATTGGGCGTTACGCAATTATCGCCGCCAAAATCCCTGGTTACGCCATAATCTCCAGGACGGCGATCGCTTTAACCGGATTCAGGAAAATGGCCATACTCTCTTTTACGGGCTACGTACCAATCCAGAAACGGCGAATAATGCAGATCCTGACAAAGTAGTCATGGTGACCCATATGGAGGGAGAACCGGCGATTGTTACTTTGGGGGACTGGTTGCAACTGGATCTACAGGAATGGGAAGTGGCGATCGCCACCCCGGGGGTGAATGTGGATTCCACAGCAGATTCGTTGCGGGTGTTTGAGTTGCGGGACGGCCAGGGTTTGATTTTACGTAACAGTCGTTCCCAGGGGAATCCTAGGAAAAATGGGAAAGAAATATCTGATTAA
- the ggpS gene encoding glucosylglycerol-phosphate synthase, with protein MNSSLVILYHREPYDEVRENGKTVYREKKSPNGILPTLKSFFADAEQSTWVAWKQVSPKQREDFQEKMSIDGLGDRCTVRRVPLTAEQVKNFYHITSKEAFWPILHSFPWQFTYDSSDWENFKRINEMFAAAACEDADDDALFWVHDYNLWLAPLYIRQLKPKAKIAFFHHTPFPSVDIFNILPWREAIVESLLACDLCGFHIPRYVENFVAVARSLKPVEITRRVPVDQAFTPYGTALAEPELTTQLRYGDRLINLDAFPVGTNPANIRAIVAKENVQEKIAEIKQDLGGKRLIVSAGRVDYVKGTKEMLMCYERLLERRPELQGKISLVVPVAKAAEGMRIYRNAQNEIERLAGKINGRFAKLSWTPVKLFTSPLAYEELIALFCAADIAWITPLRDGLNLVAKEYVVAKNGEEGVLILSEFAGCAVELPDALLTNPYASSRMDESIDQALAMDREEQKKRMGRMYAAIKRYDVQQWANHLLREAYADVVLGEPPQA; from the coding sequence ATGAATTCATCCCTTGTGATCCTCTACCACCGTGAGCCCTACGATGAAGTCAGGGAAAATGGCAAAACGGTGTATCGAGAGAAGAAGAGTCCCAATGGGATTTTGCCTACCCTGAAAAGTTTTTTTGCCGATGCGGAACAGAGTACCTGGGTGGCTTGGAAGCAGGTTTCCCCCAAGCAAAGGGAAGATTTCCAGGAAAAAATGTCCATTGACGGCCTAGGCGATCGTTGTACAGTGCGGCGGGTGCCCCTGACGGCGGAGCAGGTGAAAAATTTCTACCACATCACCTCCAAGGAAGCTTTTTGGCCTATCCTCCACTCCTTCCCCTGGCAGTTCACCTACGACTCTTCGGATTGGGAAAATTTCAAACGAATTAATGAAATGTTTGCCGCGGCGGCCTGTGAAGATGCCGATGACGATGCTCTGTTTTGGGTCCATGATTACAATCTCTGGTTAGCGCCCCTCTATATCCGCCAGCTCAAACCCAAAGCCAAAATTGCCTTTTTCCATCACACTCCTTTTCCGAGCGTGGATATTTTCAATATTTTGCCCTGGCGGGAGGCGATCGTTGAAAGTCTATTGGCCTGTGACCTCTGTGGTTTTCATATCCCCCGTTATGTGGAAAATTTTGTGGCAGTGGCCCGCAGTCTCAAGCCGGTGGAAATTACCCGTCGGGTGCCGGTGGATCAAGCTTTCACTCCCTACGGCACTGCCCTGGCGGAACCAGAACTCACCACCCAACTGCGCTATGGCGATCGCCTAATTAACCTTGATGCTTTCCCCGTGGGCACTAATCCGGCCAATATTCGGGCGATCGTGGCGAAGGAAAATGTGCAGGAAAAAATTGCTGAAATTAAACAGGACTTAGGCGGTAAAAGGTTAATTGTCTCCGCTGGTCGGGTGGACTACGTCAAAGGCACGAAAGAAATGCTGATGTGCTACGAGCGTTTACTAGAGCGTCGTCCTGAACTCCAGGGGAAAATTAGCTTGGTGGTGCCGGTGGCAAAAGCAGCGGAAGGTATGCGAATTTACCGCAACGCCCAAAACGAAATTGAACGGTTAGCCGGAAAAATTAATGGTCGCTTTGCCAAACTGTCCTGGACTCCGGTGAAGTTGTTTACCTCTCCCCTGGCCTACGAAGAACTTATTGCCCTATTCTGCGCCGCTGACATTGCTTGGATTACTCCCCTGCGGGACGGCTTAAATCTAGTGGCTAAGGAATATGTAGTGGCCAAAAACGGCGAGGAAGGGGTGTTAATTCTCTCAGAATTTGCCGGTTGTGCGGTGGAACTACCCGATGCGTTGCTCACCAATCCCTACGCTTCTAGCCGCATGGACGAATCTATTGATCAGGCCCTGGCTATGGATCGGGAAGAACAGAAAAAACGTATGGGCAGAATGTATGCCGCCATTAAACGTTATGACGTTCAGCAATGGGCTAACCACCTACTGCGGGAAGCCTACGCCGATGTGGTATTGGGGGAGCCGCCCCAAGCATAA
- the glpD gene encoding glycerol-3-phosphate dehydrogenase, with the protein MRNFPEIQNTAYDLIVIGGGINGVGTARDGALRGLKTLLIEKDDFASGTSSWSTRLIHGGLRYLEYFEFNLVRESLREREVLLHSAPHLVQPLQLTIPIYDWSSRTYWEIQAGMILYDILSFDKTLPSHRMLRPQQFRQLFRAAEKKGLKGGAQYFDGQVEYAERLALEVALSAQTAGATMLNYVAVKGLEKEDNNLITAIHCQDQLTGEKFIVNSSQAIVINTAGPWVDRVCGLAQQGGNPVSIVNGRKIGGTKGSHIIVDPFPGAPTSALYVEAFVDKRPYFIIPWLGKYLIGTTDHRYEGSLDSVKASDDEIDYLIAETNRVMPAAQLTREDVRFTYSGVRPLPYSDGKKAGSITRNHILYDHSPDGVENLISLIGGKLTTYRQVGQEMVDRVCQKLGRTVPPCKTLTEPLPGAEAYPLTLETAMDKYGDHLERHSIQHLFCLYGARAGEVLALVHEAPELGESILPSLPDIKAQIVFSIRTEMAHTLVDICRRRTAIAMVTNDYGFSTLAGICQTLMDHCGWTQEQCNEQIQEYHKYMEQNCIPDYCLN; encoded by the coding sequence ATGCGTAATTTCCCAGAGATCCAAAATACGGCCTATGACCTAATTGTGATTGGGGGAGGCATTAATGGGGTTGGCACGGCCCGGGATGGGGCCCTAAGGGGACTAAAAACCCTGCTGATTGAAAAGGATGATTTTGCGAGTGGCACCAGCAGTTGGTCCACCCGCTTAATCCATGGCGGCCTGCGCTATCTGGAATATTTTGAATTTAATCTGGTGCGGGAATCTCTGCGGGAACGGGAAGTCTTGCTCCACAGCGCCCCTCATTTGGTGCAACCTTTGCAATTAACTATCCCCATTTATGACTGGTCGAGCCGAACCTATTGGGAAATTCAAGCGGGCATGATTCTTTACGACATTCTCAGTTTTGATAAAACTTTGCCTTCCCATCGCATGTTAAGGCCCCAACAGTTTCGGCAATTATTTCGAGCGGCGGAGAAAAAAGGCTTAAAGGGAGGAGCCCAATATTTTGATGGCCAGGTGGAATATGCGGAGCGCCTAGCTTTAGAAGTGGCCCTATCGGCCCAAACGGCTGGGGCGACCATGCTCAATTATGTGGCGGTGAAGGGTTTGGAGAAAGAAGACAATAACTTGATCACAGCCATCCATTGCCAAGATCAACTGACTGGAGAAAAATTTATCGTTAATAGTTCCCAGGCGATCGTCATTAACACCGCTGGGCCCTGGGTGGACCGGGTTTGTGGTCTAGCTCAGCAGGGGGGAAATCCCGTTAGTATCGTTAACGGACGAAAAATTGGTGGCACTAAGGGAAGCCATATTATTGTCGATCCCTTTCCGGGGGCACCAACTTCGGCACTGTATGTGGAAGCTTTTGTCGATAAAAGACCCTACTTTATTATTCCTTGGTTAGGTAAATATTTAATTGGTACTACCGACCATCGGTATGAAGGCTCACTCGATTCGGTCAAAGCTAGTGACGACGAAATTGATTATCTAATTGCGGAAACTAATCGGGTTATGCCGGCGGCCCAGTTAACCAGGGAAGACGTGCGCTTTACCTATTCCGGGGTGCGGCCTCTGCCCTACAGCGACGGTAAAAAAGCGGGCAGTATTACCCGTAACCATATTTTGTACGACCACAGCCCTGATGGGGTTGAGAATCTAATCTCTTTGATTGGCGGTAAGTTAACGACCTATCGTCAGGTGGGCCAGGAAATGGTTGACCGGGTTTGCCAAAAACTGGGGCGCACCGTTCCCCCCTGTAAAACTTTAACTGAACCTTTACCGGGGGCAGAGGCCTATCCCCTTACTTTGGAAACTGCTATGGATAAATACGGCGATCATCTGGAACGCCATTCCATCCAACATTTATTTTGCTTATACGGAGCCAGGGCGGGGGAAGTTTTAGCTTTAGTGCATGAAGCACCGGAGTTAGGGGAATCTATTCTCCCTTCCCTACCGGATATCAAAGCGCAGATCGTTTTTTCAATACGCACAGAAATGGCCCACACCCTGGTGGATATTTGCCGACGACGCACGGCGATCGCCATGGTGACCAATGATTACGGCTTCAGCACTCTAGCCGGTATTTGCCAAACGTTAATGGACCACTGTGGCTGGACCCAGGAGCAATGTAACGAACAAATTCAAGAGTATCATAAATACATGGAACAAAATTGCATCCCCGACTATTGCTTAAACTGA
- a CDS encoding DUF5777 family beta-barrel protein → MGDNCMTFKKPAQVLGLLGAWLVLGAWSNDTDHHGISSPLALADIPAPSGQFSPSTSNGSHHNLTATIPSETLISQRSRSSGDRSTLIIEGEEDNFAVLQAVTLTVDNVILHINGQQTAAQLTLDPRTNRLALVMEGVKLADSIPINQDNAGPDGTLLKRRLRIKQLDRGVVEISLNAQEQGWAVRAHSQGLLLSPTAIANTAETAVITEEVSQGKLSAEEVLMLSQATATHEEQVEENLEIKATQSPPQVITGQSSSVNQTNELDIITGPLDPAIPATETSIETVEISAENNGRGDTAEIKQTQETEATESETAETDVIDTAQFIPAEIADNPPEEQTKITTPLLRQPLRLLNLPTANQLLQGEVLGTFGQTQTFGGPGTGNQTYFIYADWGLTNDLQVGWSFMYNDDPTYNAVNGSFIEQLYQSTGPNLKYNIYSDENWGISVLGSIEQFQIYSGPGLFNNANSPTLSRTVAGTVQVPISYNLSEQFQVTFTPAVNIFSDSLNSIPFYGTVFSVGVGANWRVSDQLSLFGNTIVPLSGGNSINTSREISKTPIWSFGANYAFSKAVGFELSLTNSFGGTPATGVLTLPTAANEILLGAQFKIAPLAKEIYHIDYTDRQKRLLFDWFTLTTPYVFPTDDFGVRFTADTGGSIGGGIFYSVLQNFQMELLLSYIGGFDTQSVIDSSQGTATQWRLGGKLLFLNQADGDPLSISGRLTGGRDISEEEQGYFMLEFPFMYEVNNQLALLFSPKAAITGGKTPVGLGLGANYQISPAIQLIAEITPIVTGERLVWSAGLRLFPLENLALDLMGTNATSQLDLGELIAEPGTRFSAGIQWRFGQN, encoded by the coding sequence GTGGGGGACAATTGCATGACTTTCAAAAAACCGGCTCAGGTGCTTGGTCTTCTTGGGGCATGGTTGGTGCTAGGTGCCTGGAGCAATGACACAGATCACCATGGTATCAGTTCTCCGTTGGCTTTGGCTGATATACCAGCCCCCAGCGGGCAATTTTCTCCCTCGACCAGTAATGGAAGTCATCATAATTTAACCGCCACCATCCCCTCAGAAACCCTAATCAGTCAACGCTCCCGTAGTTCTGGCGATCGTTCGACTTTGATTATTGAGGGAGAAGAGGACAATTTTGCCGTTCTCCAAGCTGTTACCCTCACCGTTGACAATGTCATTTTGCATATTAATGGTCAACAAACTGCCGCCCAACTTACCCTAGACCCTCGTACCAATCGCCTCGCCCTAGTGATGGAAGGGGTAAAACTAGCCGATTCCATTCCCATTAATCAAGATAATGCCGGCCCGGATGGCACCCTACTGAAACGTCGCCTCAGAATTAAACAATTGGACCGGGGAGTAGTAGAAATCAGCCTCAATGCCCAGGAACAGGGTTGGGCCGTCCGTGCCCATAGCCAAGGTTTACTCCTCTCCCCCACGGCGATCGCCAACACCGCAGAAACAGCAGTAATTACAGAGGAAGTCAGTCAAGGGAAATTATCTGCTGAAGAAGTTTTAATGCTTTCTCAAGCAACCGCAACCCATGAAGAACAGGTAGAAGAAAACCTAGAAATAAAGGCAACCCAGTCACCGCCACAGGTTATTACGGGACAGTCTTCCTCGGTTAATCAAACTAACGAACTTGACATTATCACTGGCCCCCTTGACCCTGCCATCCCTGCCACAGAAACTAGTATTGAAACAGTGGAAATAAGCGCAGAAAACAATGGCCGTGGAGATACAGCAGAAATAAAACAGACACAGGAAACAGAAGCAACGGAATCTGAAACCGCGGAAACCGATGTCATTGACACCGCCCAATTTATCCCGGCAGAAATTGCAGATAATCCCCCAGAAGAACAAACCAAGATTACCACTCCCCTATTGCGTCAGCCTTTGCGGCTATTGAATCTACCCACCGCTAACCAACTTTTGCAGGGAGAGGTGCTAGGTACGTTCGGCCAAACCCAAACCTTTGGTGGGCCAGGGACGGGCAATCAAACCTATTTTATTTATGCGGACTGGGGGCTAACCAATGACCTACAAGTGGGCTGGTCTTTCATGTACAACGACGACCCGACCTACAATGCTGTCAATGGCTCTTTTATCGAACAGCTATATCAGTCAACTGGACCTAACCTAAAATACAACATCTACAGCGATGAAAATTGGGGAATCAGCGTCCTAGGTTCCATTGAACAATTCCAAATTTACAGTGGTCCTGGGCTATTCAATAATGCCAATTCCCCCACCTTGAGTAGAACCGTTGCGGGAACTGTACAAGTCCCCATTTCTTATAACTTGAGTGAACAGTTTCAAGTTACTTTTACACCGGCAGTTAATATTTTTTCTGACAGTCTCAATAGTATTCCTTTTTATGGCACTGTCTTTAGCGTAGGAGTGGGGGCAAATTGGCGTGTTTCCGACCAACTTTCCCTCTTTGGTAATACGATAGTCCCATTGTCTGGGGGGAATTCTATCAACACATCTAGGGAAATATCCAAAACTCCCATTTGGTCTTTCGGCGCTAACTATGCCTTTAGCAAAGCAGTGGGTTTTGAATTAAGTTTGACTAACTCTTTTGGTGGTACTCCTGCCACTGGAGTTTTAACTCTACCCACCGCCGCTAACGAAATTTTGTTGGGAGCCCAATTCAAAATCGCTCCCTTGGCCAAGGAAATTTACCATATTGACTACACGGATCGACAGAAAAGATTGCTGTTTGATTGGTTTACTCTAACAACTCCCTACGTTTTTCCCACCGATGACTTCGGTGTCCGCTTTACGGCGGATACAGGGGGAAGTATTGGTGGAGGAATTTTCTACAGTGTGTTGCAAAACTTTCAGATGGAGCTCCTTCTTTCCTATATCGGAGGTTTTGACACCCAATCGGTCATAGACTCGTCCCAGGGAACAGCCACTCAGTGGCGCCTGGGGGGCAAACTTTTATTTTTAAACCAGGCCGACGGGGACCCTCTTTCAATCAGTGGCCGTTTAACGGGGGGGCGTGACATCAGTGAAGAAGAACAAGGATATTTTATGCTCGAATTTCCTTTTATGTATGAAGTCAATAACCAATTAGCCCTACTATTTTCCCCTAAGGCGGCCATAACCGGTGGCAAAACTCCAGTGGGATTAGGATTAGGAGCCAACTATCAGATATCCCCTGCCATACAACTCATTGCTGAAATTACCCCTATTGTTACCGGAGAAAGACTAGTTTGGTCAGCAGGTTTAAGACTATTTCCCCTAGAAAACCTAGCCCTTGATTTAATGGGTACCAATGCCACCAGTCAGCTTGATTTAGGAGAGCTGATTGCCGAGCCTGGCACGCGCTTTTCGGCTGGCATACAGTGGCGCTTTGGACAAAACTAA
- the ggpR gene encoding glucosylglycerol biosynthesis transcriptional repressor GgpR, with protein sequence MRSSNRKKLIHPAHTNSFKVNKKNRIYRNQWRISQVMLPASEVEILPEKLFLLLYLTSNYFFSGLVTAHQKPKIGRLPLLFPTGPGEKGD encoded by the coding sequence ATGCGATCAAGCAATAGGAAAAAATTAATTCACCCTGCCCATACCAATAGTTTTAAGGTTAACAAAAAAAATAGAATTTACCGCAATCAATGGAGAATTTCCCAGGTGATGCTCCCAGCCTCAGAAGTAGAAATCTTGCCAGAAAAGCTTTTTCTGTTACTATACTTAACAAGTAACTACTTTTTCTCTGGTTTGGTTACGGCTCACCAAAAGCCAAAGATTGGCAGGTTGCCGTTGCTATTCCCCACGGGACCAGGGGAGAAAGGTGATTAG
- the psbA gene encoding photosystem II q(b) protein, which produces MTTTLQQRESASLWEQFCQWVTSTNNRIYVGWFGTLMIPTLLTATTCFIIAFIAAPPVDIDGIREPVAGSLLYGNNIISGAVVPSSNAIGLHFYPIWEAASLDEWLYNGGPYQLVVFHFLIGIFCYMGRQWELSYRLGMRPWICVAYSAPVSAATAVFLIYPIGQGSFSDGMPLGISGTFNFMIVFQAEHNILMHPFHMLGVAGVFGGSLFSAMHGSLVTSSLVRETTEVESQNYGYKFGQEEETYNIVAAHGYFGRLIFQYASFNNSRSLHFFLGAWPVIGIWFTAMGVSTMAFNLNGFNFNQSILDSQGRVIGTWADVLNRANIGFEVMHERNAHNFPLDLASGEQAPVALTAPAING; this is translated from the coding sequence ATGACTACGACTCTCCAACAGCGCGAAAGCGCTTCCTTGTGGGAACAGTTTTGTCAGTGGGTCACCTCTACCAACAACCGGATTTATGTCGGTTGGTTCGGTACCTTGATGATCCCCACCCTCTTAACTGCGACCACCTGCTTCATCATCGCCTTCATCGCTGCTCCCCCCGTTGACATCGACGGAATCCGTGAGCCCGTTGCTGGTTCTTTACTCTACGGTAACAACATCATTTCTGGTGCTGTTGTACCTTCTTCCAACGCTATCGGTTTGCACTTCTACCCCATCTGGGAAGCCGCTTCCTTAGATGAGTGGTTGTACAACGGTGGTCCTTACCAGTTGGTAGTATTCCACTTCCTCATCGGCATTTTCTGCTACATGGGTCGTCAGTGGGAACTGTCCTACCGCTTAGGTATGCGTCCTTGGATTTGTGTGGCTTACTCTGCCCCCGTATCCGCTGCTACCGCTGTCTTCTTGATTTACCCCATCGGTCAGGGCTCCTTCTCTGATGGTATGCCCTTGGGTATTTCCGGTACCTTCAACTTCATGATCGTGTTCCAAGCTGAGCACAACATCCTGATGCACCCCTTCCACATGTTAGGTGTGGCTGGTGTATTCGGTGGTAGCTTGTTCTCTGCCATGCATGGTTCCTTGGTGACCTCCTCCTTGGTTCGTGAAACCACTGAAGTTGAATCCCAGAACTACGGTTACAAATTCGGTCAAGAAGAAGAAACCTACAACATCGTTGCTGCCCACGGCTACTTTGGTCGGTTGATCTTCCAATATGCTTCTTTCAACAACAGCCGCTCCTTGCACTTCTTCTTGGGTGCTTGGCCTGTAATCGGCATCTGGTTCACTGCGATGGGCGTAAGCACCATGGCGTTCAACCTGAACGGATTCAACTTCAACCAGTCCATCTTGGATAGCCAAGGTCGTGTAATCGGCACCTGGGCTGATGTGTTGAACCGCGCCAACATCGGTTTTGAAGTAATGCACGAACGCAATGCCCACAACTTCCCCCTTGACTTAGCGTCTGGGGAGCAAGCTCCTGTGGCTTTGACCGCTCCTGCTATCAACGGTTAA